One region of Sphingomonas adhaesiva genomic DNA includes:
- a CDS encoding DUF4136 domain-containing protein yields MRSAVLVLLAGLPLAACATGPQTFPVEATRFHYDAVAQRGTIAVEPLAGPSSASLEYKTYAAAVQAELLKNGFTSPAAGAKPDFIATVGFTRADRALPPRGSPVRIGLGAGAGSGGWRGGGGIGGGINFPIGNSPARWGVVTELAVRIRHGADAVWEGQAQSLTDTTAPDADAASVAARLASALFKDFPGESGRTIEVK; encoded by the coding sequence ATGCGCAGCGCCGTCCTTGTCCTCCTTGCGGGCCTGCCGCTCGCCGCCTGCGCCACCGGGCCGCAGACCTTTCCGGTCGAGGCCACGCGCTTCCACTATGACGCCGTCGCGCAGCGCGGCACGATCGCGGTGGAGCCGCTCGCCGGCCCCTCCTCGGCCAGCCTGGAGTACAAGACCTATGCCGCCGCGGTGCAGGCCGAGCTGCTGAAGAACGGCTTCACCAGCCCCGCGGCGGGCGCGAAGCCCGACTTCATCGCCACCGTCGGCTTCACCCGCGCCGACCGCGCGCTGCCGCCGCGCGGGTCGCCGGTGCGGATCGGGCTGGGCGCGGGCGCGGGCAGCGGCGGCTGGCGCGGCGGCGGCGGGATCGGCGGGGGGATCAATTTCCCGATCGGCAATTCGCCCGCGCGCTGGGGCGTCGTCACCGAGCTGGCGGTGCGCATCCGCCACGGCGCCGATGCGGTGTGGGAGGGTCAGGCGCAGTCGCTGACCGACACCACCGCCCCCGACGCGGATGCCGCCTCGGTCGCCGCGCGGCTGGCGTCGGCATTGTTCAAGGACTTCCCCGGCGAATCGGGCCGCACGATCGAGGTGAAATGA
- the ykgO gene encoding type B 50S ribosomal protein L36, whose product MKIRNSLKSLKDRHRDNRVIRRRGRTYVINKTNRRFKARQG is encoded by the coding sequence ATGAAGATCCGCAACAGCCTGAAGTCGCTCAAGGACCGCCATCGCGACAACCGCGTGATCCGTCGCCGCGGGCGCACCTACGTCATCAACAAGACGAATCGCCGCTTCAAGGCCCGCCAGGGCTGA
- a CDS encoding HAD-IA family hydrolase, with translation MGERSGAASADTTPTSVIFDVGHVLYDWDPRVLYERLFDNERALDAFLSTVVTREWHFQHDAGRPFAETSAELSALHPEHAAMIALWGPRFSEQIPGPMPGMAALVDELEAAGVPLFAITNFSGEFFADFRVREAGMFDRFRDIVVSGDEKMVKPDPAIFRLALDRFGLAPADACFVDDNAANVAAATALGIRSHLFRDAETLRREMVALGLLGG, from the coding sequence TTGGGGGAGCGGTCCGGTGCCGCTTCTGCCGATACGACACCGACGTCGGTCATCTTCGACGTCGGGCACGTCCTGTACGACTGGGACCCGCGGGTCCTGTACGAGCGCCTGTTCGACAACGAACGGGCGCTCGACGCGTTCCTGTCGACGGTCGTCACGCGGGAATGGCATTTCCAGCACGACGCCGGCCGCCCCTTCGCGGAGACGTCGGCGGAGCTGAGCGCGCTCCATCCCGAACATGCCGCGATGATCGCGCTGTGGGGGCCGCGCTTTTCCGAGCAGATCCCGGGGCCGATGCCCGGCATGGCGGCGCTGGTCGACGAGCTGGAGGCAGCGGGCGTGCCGCTGTTCGCGATCACCAATTTCTCGGGCGAGTTCTTCGCCGATTTCCGCGTGCGCGAAGCGGGGATGTTCGACCGTTTCCGCGACATCGTGGTGTCGGGCGACGAGAAGATGGTGAAGCCCGACCCGGCGATCTTCCGGCTGGCGCTCGACCGATTCGGGCTGGCGCCGGCGGATGCCTGTTTCGTCGACGACAATGCCGCCAATGTCGCCGCCGCGACGGCGCTGGGCATCCGCTCGCATCTGTTCCGGGACGCCGAGACGCTGCGTCGCGAGATGGTGGCGCTGGGGCTGCTGGGCGGCTGA